The proteins below are encoded in one region of Colias croceus chromosome 17, ilColCroc2.1:
- the LOC123699372 gene encoding NADH dehydrogenase [ubiquinone] iron-sulfur protein 3, mitochondrial, translating into MSFILKRTLGASRNLGRVVLSNNHIPIVQRVATKADQVAQGETRPTVAKLDPLQKSQLIDFGKYVADCMPKYVQKVQITAGNELEVLIPPEGVVPVLQFLKDHHSAQFASLVDIAGMDVPSRPNRFEVIYNLLSLRYNARIRVKTYTDELTPIDSANEVFKAANWYEREIWDMYGVFFANHPDLRRILTDYGFEGHPFRKDFPLSGYVELRYDDEQKRVVVEPLELAQEFRRFELSAPWEQFPNFRGNPVAEEVTSATEPKKE; encoded by the coding sequence ATGTCCTTTATCCTTAAACGCACTTTGGGTGCGAGTCGCAATTTGGGACGAGTTGTTTTAAGTAACAACCATATTCCAATTGTTCAACGTGTGGCGACTAAAGCAGACCAAGTCGCTCAGGGCGAAACGCGACCTACTGTTGCTAAATTAGATCCCCTGCAGAAGTCGCAGTTAATCGATTTCGGAAAATATGTGGCGGACTGTATGCCGAAATATGTGCAGAAAGTGCAGATTACAGCAGGCAACGAATTGGAAGTCCTCATCCCTCCAGAAGGTGTAGTGCCTGTTCTGCAATTCTTAAAGGATCATCACAGTGCTCAGTTCGCGAGCTTGGTCGATATCGCCGGAATGGACGTGCCTAGCCGTCCCAACAGATTCGAAGTTATTTACAACCTACTCTCTCTAAGATACAACGCTAGAATCCGTGTAAAGACATACACCGATGAACTGACGCCCATTGATTCTGCTAACGAAGTATTTAAAGCGGCCAATTGGTATGAGAGAGAGATCTGGGATATGTATGGTGTATTCTTTGCAAATCATCCCGATTTAAGAAGGATTTTGACCGATTATGGATTCGAAGGTCACCCATTCAGAAAGGATTTCCCTCTTAGTGGCTATGTAGAGCTGCGGTATGATGATGAGCAAAAGCGTGTTGTGGTGGAGCCCCTTGAGTTGGCACAAGAGTTCAGAAGGTTTGAGCTGAGTGCCCCGTGGGAACAGTTCCCCAACTTCCGCGGCAATCCCGTTGCTGAAGAGGTCACCAGTGCCACAGAACCCAAGAAAGAATAA